A portion of the Carcharodon carcharias isolate sCarCar2 chromosome 18, sCarCar2.pri, whole genome shotgun sequence genome contains these proteins:
- the LOC121290322 gene encoding non-histone chromosomal protein HMG-14-like, which yields MPKKAASDTVIDKSLPQSSMQLRKRRTKPPNENPKKKPAAQKKTKARAAKANPPQANQEATDDSVPAENGERKNDEAPAAGENEAKSE from the exons ATGCCTAAGAAGGCG GCCTCTGATACAGTAATAGACAAA TCCCTACCACAAAGTTCCATGCAATTGAGGAAG AGACGTACAAAACCACCCAATGAAAACCCAAAAAAGAAACCGGCTGCTCAG AAAAAAACCAAGGCCAGAGCAGCAAAAGCAAATCCCCCACAGGCTAATCAAGAAGCCACTGATGATTCTGTACCCGCAGAAAACGGTGAACGGAAAAACGACGAG GCACCTGCTGCTGGAGAGAACGAAGCCAAGTCAGAATAA